In a genomic window of Acidilobus saccharovorans 345-15:
- a CDS encoding metal-dependent hydrolase family protein, whose amino-acid sequence MGTLVIEDALIFDSSGRQPFRGTVVVKDNVIEDVGTRGEVSPPEGARVVEARGMFLMPGLIDAHLHLTGSRSGRIEEDLVTPIGVFFARAVRDLEALADAGFTTVVDAGSIVGLHLRDAVAEGTVRGPRVVAAGPVLSQTFGHADVHYLPVEWVDYRTTRKLTPFASLICDGEAECRKAARHAMREGADFIKVMASGGVLSQRDRPEYRQFTLEELKAIVDEARAANRWVHAHAEGKAGIVNAARAGVKIVAHCDMMDEEAAEEVLKAGATCVPTFAIDYRLLEEGQKLGVPEWGMRKIAELADIHLENIRRAYRMGVRLATGTDFSGGVGRHGENAEEVAIFVEKVGMTPQEALIAATRNAAYAAGLEGRAGIIAKGALADLILVDGNPLDNVRALTDRSRVKLVVRGGEVIKDLTTRA is encoded by the coding sequence GTGGGCACGCTCGTTATAGAGGACGCGCTTATCTTCGACTCCTCCGGGAGGCAGCCCTTCAGGGGCACTGTAGTAGTAAAGGATAACGTAATAGAGGACGTCGGGACCAGGGGCGAGGTCAGCCCCCCTGAGGGGGCCAGGGTGGTGGAGGCCAGGGGCATGTTCCTGATGCCTGGCCTCATAGACGCCCACCTCCACCTCACGGGCTCAAGGAGCGGGAGGATAGAGGAGGACCTGGTGACCCCCATAGGCGTCTTCTTCGCCAGGGCCGTGAGGGACCTGGAGGCCCTGGCCGACGCGGGCTTCACCACAGTGGTGGACGCCGGCAGCATAGTTGGGCTTCACCTGAGGGACGCCGTGGCCGAGGGCACCGTGAGGGGGCCCAGGGTGGTGGCCGCGGGCCCCGTGCTCTCGCAGACCTTCGGCCACGCCGACGTCCACTACCTACCAGTTGAGTGGGTCGACTACAGGACCACCAGGAAGCTCACCCCGTTCGCGTCGCTGATATGCGACGGGGAGGCCGAGTGCAGGAAGGCCGCCAGGCACGCCATGAGGGAGGGGGCCGACTTCATAAAGGTCATGGCGTCGGGAGGGGTCCTAAGCCAGAGGGACAGGCCCGAGTACAGGCAGTTCACGCTCGAGGAGCTGAAGGCTATTGTAGACGAGGCCAGGGCCGCCAACAGGTGGGTCCACGCCCACGCGGAGGGCAAGGCTGGCATAGTGAACGCCGCCAGGGCAGGGGTCAAGATAGTGGCCCACTGCGACATGATGGACGAGGAGGCCGCGGAGGAGGTCCTCAAGGCCGGGGCGACCTGCGTGCCCACGTTCGCCATCGACTACAGGCTGCTGGAGGAGGGCCAGAAGCTTGGGGTGCCCGAGTGGGGCATGAGGAAGATAGCTGAGCTGGCGGACATACACCTAGAGAACATAAGGAGGGCCTACAGGATGGGCGTGAGGCTGGCCACGGGCACGGACTTCTCGGGCGGCGTGGGCAGGCACGGCGAGAACGCGGAGGAGGTGGCAATCTTTGTCGAGAAGGTCGGCATGACCCCGCAGGAGGCCCTCATAGCTGCCACCAGGAACGCAGCTTACGCCGCCGGCCTGGAGGGCAGGGCGGGCATAATAGCCAAGGGGGCCCTGGCGGACCTCATACTCGTCGACGGCAACCCGCTTGATAACGTCAGGGCCCTCACCGACAGGTCAAGGGTAAAGCTGGTGGTCAGGGGAGGGGAGGTAATTAAGGACCTGACCACCAGGGCCTGA
- a CDS encoding DUF1854 domain-containing protein codes for MRACADLGPDLTPACINVELTDEALLADGRVIARLSDVRRAFVEPGVNVSRLVLELNDGRQVEALYFTRPREEDFRRMAEAINRRLRAEGEQAGRGGSRRERRASTIRWLYTFARPYRRRLIIGTSLALVATALNLVPPYLLKVLIDSVLESPTHPRGLFTELIATLLGSYVALTIVSAVQNYVLNSTGSMIINHIRHELYRHVVNNVEASFIDRVTPSRILSRLTTDAGNTNWLMVWGLPTVLTNVLTVIGIGVILFTMDARLAIYLVIPVPLVAYMIYSYRRKSHRLYHRNWRNSADVTSLINDTVPNYVVIRSFGKEEAVSSRLESGLRRLLRSSIDITIMNQTYWPLLGFLLSLATVVIWWVGGTEVISGAVKLGVLVAFVAYASQFYAPINNLGNVLPFVQQSLTSADRLRELLEAPASGQGGSERPNMRGDVEFKDVTFGYDPLVPVVKGVNIRVRGGSRVAVVGRSGSGKSTLVKLLLGLYRPQEGSITVDGVDVSRIDRRYFMSRVAYVPQDVTLFYDTIGNNIAFGAERPVGPREIIEAARAAMIHGEIAQFPLAYDTIAGERGTYLSGGQRQRVGIARALIKDPDLVILDEATSNLDVESETLVYQAITNLTRGRTTIMITHNPVEIMGAEQVVVMEDGRVVEVGTPRELMESHGKLYELMSSYGYSEYVPPPPPRPAREAPIVEDPSAVKVMPSGRGSLVDVSIDGVTHRGLRPKLLFPITHPEVVGLYDGEGNEVAIILDMNRLDEASRRALADAIRRGLVKYRVSRIKDIVATGDGLSWRVIAVDGSRSFEASVLSQSRGDVLLLNNRIAVIDSRSGVIYEVYPDQLDGRSLKLLRETVG; via the coding sequence TTGAGAGCCTGCGCCGACCTGGGCCCTGACCTGACGCCCGCGTGCATAAACGTTGAGCTCACGGACGAGGCGCTGCTGGCCGACGGCAGGGTGATAGCCAGGCTCAGCGACGTTAGGAGGGCCTTCGTGGAGCCAGGGGTTAACGTCAGCAGGCTTGTGCTTGAGCTGAACGACGGGAGGCAGGTGGAGGCCCTCTACTTCACCAGGCCCAGGGAGGAGGACTTCAGGAGGATGGCTGAGGCCATAAACAGGAGGCTCAGGGCTGAGGGCGAGCAGGCGGGGCGGGGCGGCAGCAGGAGGGAGAGGAGGGCGAGCACTATAAGGTGGCTCTACACCTTCGCGAGGCCCTACAGGAGGAGGCTCATAATAGGCACCTCCCTGGCCCTCGTGGCCACCGCCCTCAACCTGGTCCCCCCGTACCTGCTGAAGGTGCTCATAGACAGCGTCCTTGAAAGTCCAACTCACCCGCGCGGCCTCTTTACAGAGCTCATAGCCACGCTCCTGGGCTCCTACGTGGCGCTCACCATAGTGTCTGCGGTTCAGAACTACGTGCTGAACTCCACCGGCTCCATGATAATAAACCACATAAGGCATGAGCTCTACAGGCACGTGGTCAACAACGTCGAGGCGTCGTTCATAGACAGGGTGACGCCGTCAAGGATACTCTCAAGGCTCACCACGGACGCCGGCAACACCAACTGGCTCATGGTCTGGGGGCTGCCGACAGTGCTGACCAACGTGCTCACTGTGATAGGCATAGGCGTCATACTCTTCACCATGGACGCCAGGCTGGCCATTTACTTAGTCATACCGGTGCCCCTGGTGGCCTACATGATATACAGCTACAGGAGGAAGTCGCACAGGCTCTACCACAGGAACTGGAGGAACAGCGCTGACGTCACCTCACTCATAAACGACACCGTGCCTAACTACGTTGTCATAAGGTCCTTCGGCAAGGAGGAGGCCGTCAGCTCAAGGCTTGAGTCGGGCCTCAGGAGGCTCCTCAGGTCAAGCATAGACATAACAATCATGAACCAGACCTACTGGCCCCTCCTGGGCTTCCTGCTCTCCCTGGCCACGGTAGTCATATGGTGGGTCGGGGGCACAGAGGTCATAAGCGGCGCGGTTAAGCTGGGCGTCCTGGTGGCGTTTGTTGCCTACGCGAGCCAGTTCTACGCGCCGATAAACAACCTGGGAAACGTGCTCCCCTTCGTCCAGCAGTCCCTCACCTCTGCCGACAGGCTCAGGGAGCTGCTCGAGGCCCCAGCCTCGGGCCAGGGAGGCAGTGAGAGGCCCAACATGAGGGGCGACGTGGAGTTCAAGGACGTGACGTTCGGCTACGACCCGCTGGTCCCCGTGGTCAAGGGGGTGAACATAAGGGTCAGGGGAGGCTCGAGGGTAGCCGTAGTGGGCCGCTCCGGCTCAGGCAAGAGCACGCTGGTCAAGCTGCTCCTCGGCCTCTACAGGCCCCAGGAGGGCTCAATAACCGTTGACGGCGTCGACGTGAGCAGGATTGACAGGAGGTACTTCATGTCGAGGGTGGCCTACGTGCCCCAGGACGTGACCCTGTTCTACGACACGATTGGGAACAACATAGCCTTCGGGGCGGAGAGGCCCGTGGGCCCCAGGGAGATAATAGAGGCCGCCAGGGCCGCCATGATACATGGCGAGATAGCCCAGTTCCCGCTGGCATATGACACGATAGCCGGCGAGAGGGGCACGTACCTCTCTGGCGGGCAGAGGCAGAGGGTTGGGATAGCGAGGGCGCTCATAAAGGACCCTGACCTGGTCATACTTGATGAGGCCACGTCAAACCTTGACGTCGAGAGCGAGACGCTGGTGTACCAGGCCATAACTAACCTGACAAGGGGGAGGACCACCATAATGATAACCCACAACCCGGTCGAGATCATGGGGGCCGAGCAGGTGGTGGTAATGGAGGACGGCAGGGTGGTGGAGGTCGGCACGCCGAGGGAGCTCATGGAGTCCCACGGCAAGCTCTACGAGCTCATGTCGTCCTACGGCTACAGCGAGTACGTCCCGCCCCCGCCCCCCAGGCCCGCGAGGGAGGCGCCGATCGTAGAGGACCCGTCAGCGGTCAAGGTTATGCCCTCGGGCAGGGGGAGCCTTGTGGACGTAAGCATAGACGGGGTCACGCACAGGGGCCTGAGGCCCAAGCTTCTCTTCCCGATAACCCATCCCGAGGTTGTTGGCCTCTACGACGGCGAGGGCAACGAGGTCGCCATAATACTTGACATGAACAGGCTTGACGAGGCCTCCAGGAGGGCCCTGGCCGACGCCATAAGGAGGGGCCTGGTGAAGTACAGGGTCTCCAGGATCAAGGACATCGTGGCCACGGGCGACGGGCTCTCATGGAGGGTGATAGCAGTGGACGGCTCCAGGAGCTTCGAGGCCTCCGTGCTGTCCCAGAGCAGGGGCGACGTCCTGCTGCTGAACAACAGGATAGCCGTGATAGACAGCAGGAGCGGCGTGATATACGAGGTCTACCCTGACCAGCTCGACGGCAGGAGCCTTAAGCTGCTCAGGGAGACGGTCGGCTAA
- a CDS encoding B3/4 domain-containing protein — MSCDLVKVSEEARGRGVFVVYTTVELRERADGDPLGGVVSDYVAYLRSSLTLDGLKYHPVVRAYRDFFWRLGIDPTKVRPSSEALARRALRGEFPRVSPLVDAGNLASLRTLVPIGIYDLDLASPPFTITLSRGRVKFYPIGGREQELPEGYPIMVDSRGVVVHLYAHRDSSLTSVRESTRRALIVGTGVPGVEKGLVGQAVELTVKLSSAVGWAQEGPTCEA; from the coding sequence TTGAGCTGCGACCTGGTCAAGGTCTCCGAGGAGGCCAGGGGAAGGGGCGTCTTTGTGGTCTACACCACGGTTGAGCTCAGGGAAAGGGCCGACGGCGACCCCCTGGGCGGCGTCGTCTCAGACTACGTGGCCTACTTGAGGTCCTCCCTCACCCTTGATGGGCTCAAGTATCACCCGGTGGTCAGGGCCTACAGGGACTTCTTCTGGAGGCTCGGCATAGACCCCACCAAGGTGAGGCCGAGCTCCGAGGCGCTGGCGAGGAGGGCCCTGAGGGGCGAGTTTCCCAGGGTGAGCCCGCTGGTTGACGCGGGAAACCTCGCCTCCCTGAGGACCCTCGTGCCCATAGGCATCTACGACCTCGACCTGGCCTCCCCTCCGTTCACCATAACGCTGTCGAGGGGCAGGGTCAAGTTCTACCCCATAGGGGGCAGGGAGCAGGAGCTGCCCGAGGGGTACCCAATAATGGTTGACTCCAGGGGCGTGGTGGTGCACCTTTACGCCCACAGGGACTCATCGCTAACCTCGGTGAGGGAGTCCACCAGGAGGGCGCTGATAGTGGGCACCGGCGTCCCAGGGGTTGAGAAGGGGCTGGTGGGCCAGGCCGTTGAGCTCACGGTCAAGCTGTCCTCAGCGGTGGGCTGGGCCCAGGAGGGCCCCACCTGCGAGGCCTAA